One Flavobacterium cerinum genomic window, TAAACAGTTAAAGACGATCGAAGTAACACACCATAAAAATTGGTCCGGAATTATTGATTCTGAGTTAACAAAGATCACTGTTTTCTGGGATGAAAGTAATGACTTTCAACACACAAACAAAGAAATGGCCGGGATGACCAATAATACGATACGACTTCCGCTAACCTGGCAAATGGAATTCGACAAACAGCAATTGTGGATTTCAGCATTAGAAATACAGGAAAACGGATATACGAGTTATTGGGCGGATCATTTAACTGTATTTTTTAATAAAGAGCAATTGGAAAAATACAATAATCCAATTCAAAAGGATTCAGAGCCTTATACCGTTAGCTAATCTTTAACCGAAAAGAAACATATATTGATCAATTAATAAAGATACTTTTCCTATATATTTGTATATCTCCAAAAGGAGAAAATTGGTAATGATGACATTATTTCAAAAATCGGTCGTTAAAATTCTGCTTGGATCTGCGGCTTTTTTACTCTTTACCGCTATCGCTATATCCTTTTATTTTCTTTTTTGGAATTGTACTACCGAAACAACGCAATATACCGTCTGCGCAAATGAATTTGTTACAATGGACTGCGGAATGCACAACTTATCCGGAGATGCCACGGAAGGGAAACATCTTTTTAACAGGCACTGTGCTATGTGCCATAAATTAAATGCCGTAATGACAGGACCGGCATTACGCAATACGGATTCAGTTGTTTTTCGCAAATGGCTTTATTATCAGAATGTTAAAATCGATACAACCAAATTAGACCGGTTCAATGTCGACTTTCATCGTGATCTGTCCAAAAACAATTTAAAAACAACCGATTTAGAAAACCTTTACGCTTATATTGGTTTTTAGCTATACCTGGATTAGCCTATTTTTATAATAATCCGAAAGTACAATCCAGCCAAAAAAAGTATTTTCACATTATTGATCTCACAATATGATAGCAGAAGAAAAACCTGAATTTTGGGAAACTAATTTTATCGATAAAAAAGAAATGTGGGGCTTAACACCTTCTCATTCGGCTCGTATTGCCGGTGAATACTTCGCTGAAAAAGGGCTTAAAAATATTCTTATTCCGGGAATCGGTTACGGTAGAAATGCTGAGCCTTTCCGACAAAACGGAATGACGGCTACCGGAATTGAAATCTCGAAAACGGCCATTGAAATGGCACGGGAACATTATGGAACCGACCTAAAAATATATCACGGTTCTGTTACCGATATGCCTTTTGATAATCAAAAATACGACGGGATTTTTTGTTATGCCTTGATTCATCTTTTAGATGAAAACGAAAGAGAAAAGTTAATCCGGGATTGTTATAACCAACTCGAAGACGGCGGTTATATGATTTTTACGATGATATCCAAAGAAGCGCCCACCTATGGAACCGGAAACTATATCAGTCCGGATCGTTATGAAATTATAGAAGGCGTCAATATGTTTTTTTATGACCAGGAATCGGTTCAGAAAGCGTTCAACACTGCCGGATTGTTTGAAATCACAACGATACAGGAAAATTTTCCTTTCTTTTTGATCAAGTGCAGGAAAAATTAAATCGATAGCCGCTTTACTTTCAAATTATGTGTGATTTTACAAAAGGTTTTAAATTATGTAGCTGTGAACCGGAAAAAATTAAATTCCGGGAAAAAGAGGTTTACAAAAAATCCGATGGTCAACTTATTCCGGTGAAGAATAAAAAGAACGACTCCATTCCGTTGATCTATATCTGGCAATTGTTTCGCCTGGTCGGGGAATATAAGAATAGTAGTATGCTCGGTCGCTATATACTTCCGACTGATACTGTCGGAAACGGGTTAGATGCCGAATGGATCGCCTTAAACCTCAATTCTGAAAACTGCTTTGATTTCGAATATGATCCGCAGGAAGGCGATACTTTATTTATCCGGCAAAATGTAATTCTTGGCCCTTATATTTCTCTTCTTTATAAAGATGGTCAATGGATAATTGATCATTATAGCCCTTTTGAATTTGAAATAAAGGAGCTTAAAGAAGGCTTAATTAGAGAAATCTCTTAACATTCCGATTCCAGCTTTTACTTTTATACTGATTATTAACACAATAGTCATTATATTCGTATTTCATCATTTCAAAAAACAACCATGAATCTCATAAAAAGTATTGTTGTACTCAAAAAATATCCGAATTTAAAACGAGAAGTTCGTATTGGGTTAACTAACGAATCCTATCCGGAAACCGGAGAACTCAGCGATCTGGATCTTGACGATATTGCAGAAATTATTTCCGAATTAGATGCTTTAGTAGCTAAAAATGATCCCGAAAGCTATCTGGAATGGGGCGTCGATTTATTTTCAGTATGCTCCTATCCCGATATTTCAAAATGCTCGGATGTTATCCATGATCTTGATTATCCCGATTGCAATACCGCTCATTTATTAGCGTTTATGCGACAATTGTTGGCTTTTAAAGAACAATATACACAGCCGGATACACTAAAAAATATTTTGAAACCGGCTTTTCAACAAATAAAAAAGGATCCTTCCGGTTTTAAAAAATGGGAAATCGGCACCTATTATGAAACCATTGTAGATACTATTCGTATCAACTTAAATCTTTCGGAAGACGATTTTCAACTTACAGCTGATGAATATATTGATCAATTATAGAAAGTAATATAACAACCAACAGTTCTTTAAACGTAGCCTATGTCTCCCTTTAATTTTGAAACTTTCAGACAAAAATATCCTGACGATTGCAAAACTAAAAGCAACAATTCCTGTGTATTAGCACTTTACAGTATTGTATTGGCCGGCGAACACAAGGACAGCGACTATTGGAACGAGGAACACGGTGCATCGGACATTATCCGGCTATTTGAAACTATTTTTACGACATATGACTGGGAAGAATTAGAAGCAGATTTAAAAAACTGGACGACTTCCCAACTGGAACTCTTTACCGAAGCGATACTTTCCGGCTATTATAGTTATACCAACAATGGTATTTATAATGATCACTATGATATTGAAAAGCTGACGCAAACGATTCCGAATCGATTAAATTTACTACTCCCGATACTGGCTATTGAAAAGGAAAGAGATCTTCAATATCACGAACTCTCCTGGATTATTGTAGAAAACAGTAATTTCATTAATGATCATTTTGAAATAGTACTCCAAAAAGATCCTCAGCATTTAAATACTATTAAAACGATTTTCGAATCATTTGCTCGTTTCGATTCCACCGATCCGATGATCATAACATTAAAAAATAAGATTGACAACGTCTCTAATAAATAGTAGTTATCAAACACTTATAAAAACAAAACACGTTTAGCACAGTTTTCTGTAACAGTTCTGACTAACAATTAAACAATAACCGAAAACAAAATAAATCTTGGAGTACATTACTTTTAAAACACAATTATATTTCACAAGTGCCCGATTAATTACCCTCATGAAACTCTACCTTCTTTCAGAAAATGATTTCAGGTTGCAATTCCAGGAAGAATGTGCTGCATTAGAAAAAGAATTTTTCGGAACCTATAAAATCGGTGGCGGCGGTATTAAAAATAATGGATTTGACCTGGATCGTTTCCTTAATGATCAAAATATTGGTGCTTTCGCTGATATTCTCCTTAGGGTTCTTACTACAAATGAACTAACAAACGATCAAACGGCTAAAAATGTAGCAACTGTTGAAGCATTCACTCAATATGACGAAGCAAAAATCAAAGATTTCCTGATTGACAATCTTATTTTTAATGACCCTCAAAAAGAGAATGAATTAAAGGTGCTTTTCGTAGTCGTATATGCAGCATTAAAAGAAGGCTATTTTTACAAAGTATCTGCCCCTCTTACTGATCAGCTTCTTGGTGAGTGGCTTTCAACTCGTGAAACCGGACAATTAAGAATTAATTACAATATGACCGATTTTATGCCGATTGGGAACCAGATCCATCTTATAGTCAGTCGATATAACCAGGATTTTCACCTCTTTTCCTGTCTGGCAAAAGTGGCCAATTATACTACACGAAAAGAGAGTGAACTTACAGTTCGCGAAACTTTAATCAAAATATCAGACGGGTATATCCACCATCATTATTTAGATAATGAGAACTTTATTTTTTT contains:
- a CDS encoding c-type cytochrome, with product MMTLFQKSVVKILLGSAAFLLFTAIAISFYFLFWNCTTETTQYTVCANEFVTMDCGMHNLSGDATEGKHLFNRHCAMCHKLNAVMTGPALRNTDSVVFRKWLYYQNVKIDTTKLDRFNVDFHRDLSKNNLKTTDLENLYAYIGF
- a CDS encoding class I SAM-dependent methyltransferase is translated as MIAEEKPEFWETNFIDKKEMWGLTPSHSARIAGEYFAEKGLKNILIPGIGYGRNAEPFRQNGMTATGIEISKTAIEMAREHYGTDLKIYHGSVTDMPFDNQKYDGIFCYALIHLLDENEREKLIRDCYNQLEDGGYMIFTMISKEAPTYGTGNYISPDRYEIIEGVNMFFYDQESVQKAFNTAGLFEITTIQENFPFFLIKCRKN